A single genomic interval of Apis cerana isolate GH-2021 linkage group LG2, AcerK_1.0, whole genome shotgun sequence harbors:
- the LOC107999025 gene encoding proton channel OtopLc-like isoform X1, with product MNNSQSNITTTTCELKNRDAPPSITLSSEADGKECLLSPRGRMSHSRRQSMSFTAVMNHRRGLLGALISGIGSNMSLPSCIPQDQEFLPGQTGTGRKTQLLLNNRNQSWEKNEHEAQKQRPNFLPLAPVGTGCVSVNTLDPMKAKQRMMEEKSKLTERRNCHAEMVSIMSTLYAKLLIVIGLAVPITASVTERVPASLNQGFYLYLYVVSVAFVISMYVIVLRDKAVWNVKRRSGGGKEQALKYDEKGDRVNPSQTQQYGSFCLRLGAVGFGAGSLVFTGLQIGAEIASGPFRAITPGARLLLVTAQMHFIFLNSKSLSLAKHTALAKLGLMHMIATNLCEWLQALVEETQHEIDQLGDTHDDDDGILKSLLRDASPFLFPCTIEFSLICAVILFEMWKRADERIDAKGETPARSSYHLSIDCSSSHRGLFGGILIVAATILSLIMFFVLKETKMEIAIVQVTALDATILTLGMIASIAGTLKLQALQQKIIKPSDLDTTLLAAAQAGVYLHCLFGVVGDILTMGPTWALSLITDLLALMQSTSQTLLIKIAWGRRCSRNDKPGKELITFLIVVNIALWTVNTLEKSRAGVRPDHLRFFGVWAWTIITHVSMPLAIFYRFHSAICLFEIWKTCYKCRSNSVVHTPY from the exons ATGAATAATAGTCAATCCAATATAACGACAACGAC TTGCGAGTTGAAAAATCGCGATGCGCCACCATCGATAACCCTATCGTCAGAGGCTGATGGGAAAGAGTGCCTGTTGTCGCCTCGAGGAAGGATGTCGCATTCACGGAGACAAAGCATGTCCTTCACCGCCGTTATGAACCATCGAAGAGGCCTCCTCGG CGCGTTGATTTCAGGTATAGGCAGCAACATGTCGCTGCCCTCGTGCATCCCTCAAGACCAAGAGTTTTTACCCGGTCAAACGGGAACTGGGCGCAAAACGCAATTGTTGTTGAACAATCGGAATCAATCGTGGGAGAAGAACGAGCACGAGGCGCAAAAGCAACGACCCAATTTTCTCCCACTGGCACCTGTTGGCACGGGCTGCGTGAGCGTCAACACTCTCGATCCGATGAAAG CGAAGCAACGGATgatggaagaaaaatcaaagttaACGGAGAGGAGGAATTGCCACGCGGAAATGGTGTCCATCATGAGCACCCTTTACGCGAAATTGTTGATCGTGATCGGGCTGGCCGTGCCCATAACTGCCAGCGTGACGGAGAGAGTTCCAGCTTCGTTGAATCAG GGTTTCTATTTGTATCTGTACGTGGTCAGCGTGGCATTCGTGATCTCGATGTACGTTATCGTATTAAGAGACAAAGCTGTTTGGAATGTGAAGCGGAGGAGCGGAGGGGGAAAGGAGCAGGCGTTGAAATACGACGAGAAGGGGGATCGCGTAAATCCTAGTCAG ACGCAACAGTACGGGAGCTTTTGTCTGAGACTCGGCGCTGTGGGATTTGGCGCTGGCTCGTTGGTATTTACGGGATTGCAAATTGGGGCGGAAATAGCTTCCGGCCCGTTCAGGGCGATTACACCGGGTGCCAGGCTGCTGCTGGTCACGGCCCAgatgcattttatatttctcaacAGCAAAAGTCTCAGCTTGGCCAAGCACACCGCACTTGCCAAGTTGGGTCTGATGCACATGATCGCGACGAATCTCTGCGAGTGGTTGCAG GCGTTGGTCGAGGAAACGCAACACGAGATCGATCAACTAGGCGACACgcacgacgacgatgacgggATACTGAAATCGCTTCTGAGGGACGCGAGCCCGTTCCTTTTCCCGTGCACAATTGAATTCAGTTTAATTTGCGCGGTGATACTGTTCGAGATGTGGAAGAGGGCGGACGAGAGGATCGATGCAAAGGGCGAGACCCCGGCCAGATCTTCGTATCATCTTAGCATAGATTGCAGCAGCTCTCACAG agGTCTCTTCGGCGGGATATTGATCGTTGCAGCGACTATACTGAGCTTGATCATGTTCTTCGTCCTGAAGGAGACGAAAATGGAGATTGCGATCGTTCAGGTGACCGCGCTCGACGCCACTATACTCACGTTAG GTATGATCGCTTCGATCGCGGGCACGTTGAAGTTGCAAGCGTTGCAGCAGAAGATTATCAAACCATCGGACTTGGACACCACGCTGTTGGCAGCGGCTCAAGCCGGGGTCTATCTGCATTGTCTGTTCGGGGTCGTTGGTGATATATTGACAATGGGACCGACCTGGGCGTTATCGCTGATCACAGATTTGTTGGCCTTAATGCAGAGCACCAGCCAGACGTTGCTCATCAAA ATCGCATGGGGAAGACGTTGTTCGAGAAACGACAAACCCGGCAAGGAGTTAATCACATTCCTAATAGTCGTCAACATCGCCTTGTGGACGGTGAACACTTTGGAGAAATCTCGCGCGGGGGTTCGTCCCGACCATCTGCGATTCTTCGGCGTATGGGCATGGACGATTATCACTCACGTGTCTATGCCATTGGCTATATTCTATCGGTTCCACTCAGCCATATGTCTGTTCGAGATATGGAAGACGTGCTACAAATGCAGATCGAACAGCGTCGTCCATACCCCTTACTGA
- the LOC107999025 gene encoding proton channel OtopLc-like isoform X2 — translation MNNSQSNITTTTALISGIGSNMSLPSCIPQDQEFLPGQTGTGRKTQLLLNNRNQSWEKNEHEAQKQRPNFLPLAPVGTGCVSVNTLDPMKAKQRMMEEKSKLTERRNCHAEMVSIMSTLYAKLLIVIGLAVPITASVTERVPASLNQGFYLYLYVVSVAFVISMYVIVLRDKAVWNVKRRSGGGKEQALKYDEKGDRVNPSQTQQYGSFCLRLGAVGFGAGSLVFTGLQIGAEIASGPFRAITPGARLLLVTAQMHFIFLNSKSLSLAKHTALAKLGLMHMIATNLCEWLQALVEETQHEIDQLGDTHDDDDGILKSLLRDASPFLFPCTIEFSLICAVILFEMWKRADERIDAKGETPARSSYHLSIDCSSSHRGLFGGILIVAATILSLIMFFVLKETKMEIAIVQVTALDATILTLGMIASIAGTLKLQALQQKIIKPSDLDTTLLAAAQAGVYLHCLFGVVGDILTMGPTWALSLITDLLALMQSTSQTLLIKIAWGRRCSRNDKPGKELITFLIVVNIALWTVNTLEKSRAGVRPDHLRFFGVWAWTIITHVSMPLAIFYRFHSAICLFEIWKTCYKCRSNSVVHTPY, via the exons ATGAATAATAGTCAATCCAATATAACGACAACGAC CGCGTTGATTTCAGGTATAGGCAGCAACATGTCGCTGCCCTCGTGCATCCCTCAAGACCAAGAGTTTTTACCCGGTCAAACGGGAACTGGGCGCAAAACGCAATTGTTGTTGAACAATCGGAATCAATCGTGGGAGAAGAACGAGCACGAGGCGCAAAAGCAACGACCCAATTTTCTCCCACTGGCACCTGTTGGCACGGGCTGCGTGAGCGTCAACACTCTCGATCCGATGAAAG CGAAGCAACGGATgatggaagaaaaatcaaagttaACGGAGAGGAGGAATTGCCACGCGGAAATGGTGTCCATCATGAGCACCCTTTACGCGAAATTGTTGATCGTGATCGGGCTGGCCGTGCCCATAACTGCCAGCGTGACGGAGAGAGTTCCAGCTTCGTTGAATCAG GGTTTCTATTTGTATCTGTACGTGGTCAGCGTGGCATTCGTGATCTCGATGTACGTTATCGTATTAAGAGACAAAGCTGTTTGGAATGTGAAGCGGAGGAGCGGAGGGGGAAAGGAGCAGGCGTTGAAATACGACGAGAAGGGGGATCGCGTAAATCCTAGTCAG ACGCAACAGTACGGGAGCTTTTGTCTGAGACTCGGCGCTGTGGGATTTGGCGCTGGCTCGTTGGTATTTACGGGATTGCAAATTGGGGCGGAAATAGCTTCCGGCCCGTTCAGGGCGATTACACCGGGTGCCAGGCTGCTGCTGGTCACGGCCCAgatgcattttatatttctcaacAGCAAAAGTCTCAGCTTGGCCAAGCACACCGCACTTGCCAAGTTGGGTCTGATGCACATGATCGCGACGAATCTCTGCGAGTGGTTGCAG GCGTTGGTCGAGGAAACGCAACACGAGATCGATCAACTAGGCGACACgcacgacgacgatgacgggATACTGAAATCGCTTCTGAGGGACGCGAGCCCGTTCCTTTTCCCGTGCACAATTGAATTCAGTTTAATTTGCGCGGTGATACTGTTCGAGATGTGGAAGAGGGCGGACGAGAGGATCGATGCAAAGGGCGAGACCCCGGCCAGATCTTCGTATCATCTTAGCATAGATTGCAGCAGCTCTCACAG agGTCTCTTCGGCGGGATATTGATCGTTGCAGCGACTATACTGAGCTTGATCATGTTCTTCGTCCTGAAGGAGACGAAAATGGAGATTGCGATCGTTCAGGTGACCGCGCTCGACGCCACTATACTCACGTTAG GTATGATCGCTTCGATCGCGGGCACGTTGAAGTTGCAAGCGTTGCAGCAGAAGATTATCAAACCATCGGACTTGGACACCACGCTGTTGGCAGCGGCTCAAGCCGGGGTCTATCTGCATTGTCTGTTCGGGGTCGTTGGTGATATATTGACAATGGGACCGACCTGGGCGTTATCGCTGATCACAGATTTGTTGGCCTTAATGCAGAGCACCAGCCAGACGTTGCTCATCAAA ATCGCATGGGGAAGACGTTGTTCGAGAAACGACAAACCCGGCAAGGAGTTAATCACATTCCTAATAGTCGTCAACATCGCCTTGTGGACGGTGAACACTTTGGAGAAATCTCGCGCGGGGGTTCGTCCCGACCATCTGCGATTCTTCGGCGTATGGGCATGGACGATTATCACTCACGTGTCTATGCCATTGGCTATATTCTATCGGTTCCACTCAGCCATATGTCTGTTCGAGATATGGAAGACGTGCTACAAATGCAGATCGAACAGCGTCGTCCATACCCCTTACTGA
- the LOC107999025 gene encoding proton channel OtopLc-like isoform X3 codes for MNNSQSNITTTTCELKNRDAPPSITLSSEADGKECLLSPRGRMSHSRRQSMSFTAVMNHRRGLLGALISGIGSNMSLPSCIPQDQEFLPGQTGTGRKTQLLLNNRNQSWEKNEHEAQKQRPNFLPLAPVGTGCVSVNTLDPMKAKQRMMEEKSKLTERRNCHAEMVSIMSTLYAKLLIVIGLAVPITASVTERVPASLNQGFYLYLYVVSVAFVISMYVIVLRDKAVWNVKRRSGGGKEQALKYDEKGDRVNPSQTQQYGSFCLRLGAVGFGAGSLVFTGLQIGAEIASGPFRAITPGARLLLVTAQMHFIFLNSKSLSLAKHTALAKLGLMHMIATNLCEWLQALVEETQHEIDQLGDTHDDDDGILKSLLRDASPFLFPCTIEFSLICAVILFEMWKRADERIDAKGETPARSSYHLSIDCSSSHRGLFGGILIVAATILSLIMFFVLKETKMEIAIVQVTALDATILTLGGIDRYDRFDRGHVEVASVAAEDYQTIGLGHHAVGSGSSRGLSALSVRGRW; via the exons ATGAATAATAGTCAATCCAATATAACGACAACGAC TTGCGAGTTGAAAAATCGCGATGCGCCACCATCGATAACCCTATCGTCAGAGGCTGATGGGAAAGAGTGCCTGTTGTCGCCTCGAGGAAGGATGTCGCATTCACGGAGACAAAGCATGTCCTTCACCGCCGTTATGAACCATCGAAGAGGCCTCCTCGG CGCGTTGATTTCAGGTATAGGCAGCAACATGTCGCTGCCCTCGTGCATCCCTCAAGACCAAGAGTTTTTACCCGGTCAAACGGGAACTGGGCGCAAAACGCAATTGTTGTTGAACAATCGGAATCAATCGTGGGAGAAGAACGAGCACGAGGCGCAAAAGCAACGACCCAATTTTCTCCCACTGGCACCTGTTGGCACGGGCTGCGTGAGCGTCAACACTCTCGATCCGATGAAAG CGAAGCAACGGATgatggaagaaaaatcaaagttaACGGAGAGGAGGAATTGCCACGCGGAAATGGTGTCCATCATGAGCACCCTTTACGCGAAATTGTTGATCGTGATCGGGCTGGCCGTGCCCATAACTGCCAGCGTGACGGAGAGAGTTCCAGCTTCGTTGAATCAG GGTTTCTATTTGTATCTGTACGTGGTCAGCGTGGCATTCGTGATCTCGATGTACGTTATCGTATTAAGAGACAAAGCTGTTTGGAATGTGAAGCGGAGGAGCGGAGGGGGAAAGGAGCAGGCGTTGAAATACGACGAGAAGGGGGATCGCGTAAATCCTAGTCAG ACGCAACAGTACGGGAGCTTTTGTCTGAGACTCGGCGCTGTGGGATTTGGCGCTGGCTCGTTGGTATTTACGGGATTGCAAATTGGGGCGGAAATAGCTTCCGGCCCGTTCAGGGCGATTACACCGGGTGCCAGGCTGCTGCTGGTCACGGCCCAgatgcattttatatttctcaacAGCAAAAGTCTCAGCTTGGCCAAGCACACCGCACTTGCCAAGTTGGGTCTGATGCACATGATCGCGACGAATCTCTGCGAGTGGTTGCAG GCGTTGGTCGAGGAAACGCAACACGAGATCGATCAACTAGGCGACACgcacgacgacgatgacgggATACTGAAATCGCTTCTGAGGGACGCGAGCCCGTTCCTTTTCCCGTGCACAATTGAATTCAGTTTAATTTGCGCGGTGATACTGTTCGAGATGTGGAAGAGGGCGGACGAGAGGATCGATGCAAAGGGCGAGACCCCGGCCAGATCTTCGTATCATCTTAGCATAGATTGCAGCAGCTCTCACAG agGTCTCTTCGGCGGGATATTGATCGTTGCAGCGACTATACTGAGCTTGATCATGTTCTTCGTCCTGAAGGAGACGAAAATGGAGATTGCGATCGTTCAGGTGACCGCGCTCGACGCCACTATACTCACGTTAG GAGGGATCGATAGGTATGATCGCTTCGATCGCGGGCACGTTGAAGTTGCAAGCGTTGCAGCAGAAGATTATCAAACCATCGGACTTGGACACCACGCTGTTGGCAGCGGCTCAAGCCGGGGTCTATCTGCATTGTCTGTTCGGGGTCGTTGGTGA